One stretch of Zingiber officinale cultivar Zhangliang chromosome 6B, Zo_v1.1, whole genome shotgun sequence DNA includes these proteins:
- the LOC121989142 gene encoding zinc finger CCCH domain-containing protein 2-like: MLERGHLLLPLYGFDDPTAGGGHEDAAVAALLAVEAYASDEFRMFEFKVRRCVRGRSHDWTDCPFAHPGEKARRRDPRKHRYSGVACPDFRKAGGCKRGDACELAHGVFECWLHPDRYRTQTCKDGVGCRRRVCFFAHTADQLRPAPQQRHQSPSSDSHFLQAYLSNYLISSPTSTMTSPPMSPSTDSPPISPAGAKLRRASWHGASSAQLGRANSAPRSWALQVERAGFSSPFRGLSWYNSGLFSLPSTPTATSTRGGDGGSSEEDWPAERVESGKALREKMFERLSKGLIFKKA; encoded by the coding sequence ATGCTGGAACGGGGCCACCTCCTCTTGCCATTATACGGTTTTGATGATCCTACCGCCGGCGGCGGCCACGAAGACGCTGCTGTTGCGGCGCTGCTGGCGGTGGAGGCATACGCTTCGGATGAGTTTCGGATGTTCGAGTTCAAGGTGCGGCGGTGCGTCCGGGGGCGTTCCCATGACTGGACCGACTGCCCCTTCGCTCACCCGGGCGAGAAGGCCCGCCGTCGCGACCCTCGGAAACATCGGTACTCCGGGGTCGCCTGCCCGGACTTCCGCAAGGCCGGCGGGTGCAAACGCGGCGACGCGTGTGAGCTCGCGCACGGTGTGTTCGAGTGCTGGCTCCACCCTGATCGCTACCGCACGCAGACCTGCAAGGACGGCGTCGGCTGCCGCCGCCGCGTCTGCTTTTTCGCCCACACCGCCGACCAGCTTCGGCCGGCGCCTCAGCAGCGTCACCAGAGCCCTTCATCTGACTCGCACTTCCTTCAGGCTTACCTTTCCAATTATCTGATTTCCTCTCCAACCTCGACGATGACGTCGCCGCCTATGTCACCGTCGACGGATTCTCCGCCAATATCGCCGGCAGGGGCTAAGCTGCGCCGAGCGTCGTGGCATGGGGCATCGTCGGCGCAACTAGGCAGGGCGAATTCCGCGCCCCGCTCTTGGGCGTTGCAGGTAGAAAGAGCTGGGTTTTCGTCTCCGTTTAGGGGGCTTTCCTGGTATAATTCTGGCCTCTTCAGCCTGCCGTCGACTCCAACTGCGACCTCAACGAGGGGCGGCGATGGTGGGTCTTCGGAGGAAGATTGGCCAGCGGAAAGGGTTGAGTCAGGGAAGGCGCTGAGGGAGAAGATGTTCGAGAGGCTCAGTAAAGGTCTCATCTTTAAGAAAGCTTAG